The proteins below are encoded in one region of Aquisphaera giovannonii:
- the asnB gene encoding asparagine synthase (glutamine-hydrolyzing), with translation MCGIAGFVNRDGVRADRSIVERMTALLAHRGPDGDGFHVSGQVALGHRRLSIIDVAGGGQPMSNEEGTVWVSYNGELYNELALRPELEAKGHRYRTSCDTETLVHLYEEEGVEFVRRLNGMFALAIWDEPRRRLVLARDRMGQKPLFHAALPGGGLAFGSEPKALLRHPDIGRELDRDGLARYLFYEYIPAPHSIWKGIRKLPRSHVLVWEAGTTRIARYWEPAPPRPSGERVPIEVAAERFWGQFRDAVGRHRRSDVPLGVFLSGGVDSSSVAAALCELSPAKDVHTFSIGFEDRNFDESAHSRAVAAHLGTTHDERTFSVSQVFELLPRVTAWLDEPFGDASILPTHLLSRFARESVTVALGGDGADELLAGYPTFQAERAAAIYRRMPRPARALAEAAARRLPTTYGYLGLDFKVRQFLRGAGEVPPLAHQRWIGSFSGPEVDELLLPGDGRGPLDVEAEHLGLAASLTAASQADRLGRSLALYQETYLPEDILTKVDRASMACSLEVRAPFLDAELVDAIQGLPSSFKSSGGQGKRLLKRAASSRLPATILGRPKKGFGIPVGRWLRGELSPMLDRLLAPSRLEAQGLFRPEAVSRRVGEHREGVRDHRKPLWTLLMFQLWYDAWLA, from the coding sequence ATGTGCGGCATCGCCGGGTTCGTGAACCGGGACGGGGTCCGGGCCGATCGCTCGATCGTGGAGCGGATGACGGCGTTGCTGGCGCATCGGGGGCCGGACGGGGACGGGTTCCACGTCTCGGGGCAGGTCGCGCTCGGGCACCGGCGGCTGTCGATCATCGACGTGGCCGGCGGCGGGCAGCCGATGTCCAACGAGGAGGGCACGGTCTGGGTCAGCTACAACGGCGAGCTGTACAACGAGCTGGCGCTCCGGCCGGAGTTGGAGGCGAAGGGGCACCGGTACCGGACCTCGTGCGACACCGAGACCCTCGTGCACCTCTACGAGGAGGAGGGGGTCGAGTTCGTTCGGCGGCTGAACGGGATGTTCGCGCTGGCGATCTGGGACGAGCCGAGGCGCCGGCTCGTCCTGGCGAGGGATCGGATGGGGCAGAAGCCGCTCTTCCACGCGGCGTTGCCGGGCGGCGGGCTGGCGTTCGGGTCCGAGCCCAAGGCGCTGCTCCGGCACCCGGACATCGGCCGTGAGCTCGACCGGGACGGCCTGGCCCGCTACCTCTTCTACGAGTACATCCCCGCGCCCCACTCGATCTGGAAGGGGATCCGCAAGCTGCCGCGGTCGCACGTCCTGGTCTGGGAAGCCGGGACGACGCGGATTGCCCGGTACTGGGAGCCCGCCCCGCCCCGGCCCTCGGGCGAGCGGGTGCCGATCGAGGTGGCCGCCGAACGGTTCTGGGGGCAGTTCCGGGACGCGGTGGGGCGGCATCGCCGCTCCGACGTGCCGCTGGGGGTGTTCCTCTCCGGCGGGGTCGACTCGTCGAGCGTCGCCGCGGCGCTCTGCGAGCTGTCGCCGGCGAAGGATGTGCATACGTTCTCGATCGGCTTCGAGGACCGCAACTTCGACGAGAGCGCCCATTCCCGGGCCGTGGCGGCCCACCTGGGGACGACCCACGACGAGCGGACGTTCTCGGTGTCGCAGGTCTTCGAGCTGCTGCCGCGCGTGACCGCCTGGCTGGACGAGCCGTTCGGCGACGCCTCGATCCTGCCGACGCACCTGCTCAGCCGGTTCGCCCGGGAGTCTGTGACGGTGGCCCTTGGGGGCGACGGCGCGGACGAGCTGCTCGCCGGCTATCCGACCTTCCAGGCCGAGCGTGCGGCGGCGATCTATCGGCGGATGCCCCGCCCGGCGCGGGCCCTCGCGGAGGCGGCCGCGAGGCGCCTGCCGACGACGTACGGGTACCTCGGGCTCGACTTCAAGGTCCGCCAGTTCCTCCGGGGGGCGGGCGAGGTCCCGCCGCTGGCCCACCAGCGGTGGATCGGCTCCTTCAGCGGCCCGGAGGTGGACGAGCTGCTCCTCCCGGGGGACGGGCGGGGGCCGCTGGACGTCGAGGCGGAGCACCTGGGGCTGGCGGCCTCGCTGACTGCCGCGTCGCAGGCCGACCGGCTGGGGCGGTCGCTGGCGCTCTACCAGGAGACGTACCTGCCGGAGGACATCCTGACGAAGGTGGACCGGGCGAGCATGGCGTGCAGCCTGGAGGTGCGGGCCCCGTTCCTGGACGCGGAGCTCGTGGACGCGATCCAGGGGCTGCCGTCGTCCTTCAAGTCGTCGGGCGGGCAGGGGAAGCGGTTGCTGAAGCGGGCGGCGTCGAGTAGGCTCCCCGCGACGATCCTGGGCCGGCCGAAGAAGGGGTTCGGGATCCCCGTCGGCCGCTGGCTCCGCGGCGAGCTGTCCCCGATGCTGGACCGGCTGCTCGCCCCGTCGAGGCTGGAGGCGCAGGGCCTCTTCCGGCCGGAGGCGGTCTCGCGGCGGGTCGGCGAGCACCGCGAGGGGGTCCGCGACCATCGCAAGCCGCTCTGGACCCTGCTGATGTTCCAGCTCTGGTACGACGCCTGGCTGGCCTGA
- a CDS encoding RrF2 family transcriptional regulator: MRISAKAEYACLAVITLALRDRDEGPMPIREIAESRGIPEPFLTQILLKLKAAGIVQSTRGSSGGYRLAKAPEDITLGEILGVMDGYALTPRIPQGPAAPFLAGVWDQLHDSESRVLTRTSVADLARRATAPDWVI; the protein is encoded by the coding sequence GTGAGAATCTCGGCCAAGGCGGAGTATGCATGCCTGGCGGTGATCACGCTGGCCCTGCGGGATCGGGATGAGGGGCCAATGCCGATCCGCGAGATCGCGGAATCGAGGGGGATCCCCGAGCCGTTCTTGACCCAGATCCTCCTGAAACTGAAGGCTGCGGGGATCGTGCAGAGCACCCGCGGCTCTTCGGGGGGATATCGGCTGGCCAAGGCCCCCGAGGATATCACGCTCGGCGAGATCCTCGGGGTGATGGACGGCTATGCCCTGACCCCGAGGATCCCCCAGGGGCCGGCCGCCCCCTTCCTCGCCGGGGTCTGGGACCAGCTCCACGATTCCGAATCCCGCGTCCTGACGAGGACCTCGGTGGCCGACCTGGCCAGGCGGGCGACCGCGCCGGACTGGGTCATCTGA
- a CDS encoding cystathionine beta-synthase, with the protein MPGTILDYVGKTPLIPLRRLDPGNRIPILLKVESFNPGGSIKDRVAVAMIEEAEQQGWLRPGGTIIEATAGNTGVGLAMAAAVKGYRTIFVMPDKMSREKIRLLAAYGAEIVITPTSVPPDSPESYNGVADRLAREIPDAWRPNQFMNLANPGAHYHTTGPEIWDQTGGKVTAVVAGAGTGGTLSGVGRYLKERNPRVKIIGADPEGSILSGDSPRPWKVEGIGEDFVPRTLNSHVVDEWVRVGDAEAFDTARKVARKEGILLGGSSGTAIAAAVRYARRLGPEDLVVVICPDTGRNYLSKFFDDQWLAENHLVLEPARSNSIADLLAARGPRALTTVSPEAPVASAVELMQTSGISQLPVLRDGVSVGSIQEMTLARILHDHRGAAGVTVGQVMARPLPQLETSTHLDEAYRLLLAGNPGILAVEDGQVLDIVTRIDLVQYWKQLEPS; encoded by the coding sequence ATGCCGGGGACCATCCTGGATTACGTCGGCAAGACGCCCCTAATTCCCCTCCGCAGGCTCGACCCGGGGAACCGCATCCCGATCCTCCTCAAGGTCGAGTCCTTCAACCCGGGCGGCAGCATCAAGGACCGGGTGGCGGTCGCCATGATCGAGGAGGCGGAGCAGCAGGGCTGGCTGCGCCCGGGGGGCACGATCATCGAGGCCACCGCGGGCAACACCGGCGTCGGCCTCGCCATGGCCGCCGCGGTGAAGGGCTATCGCACCATCTTCGTCATGCCGGACAAGATGAGCCGGGAGAAGATCCGCCTCCTGGCGGCCTACGGCGCCGAGATCGTGATCACGCCGACGTCGGTGCCCCCCGACTCTCCGGAGAGCTACAACGGCGTCGCCGATCGCCTCGCCAGGGAGATCCCGGACGCCTGGCGCCCCAACCAATTCATGAACCTCGCGAACCCGGGTGCCCACTATCACACGACCGGGCCGGAGATCTGGGACCAGACCGGGGGCAAGGTCACGGCCGTCGTCGCGGGCGCGGGAACCGGCGGCACCCTCTCCGGCGTGGGGCGCTACCTCAAGGAGCGGAACCCACGCGTGAAGATCATCGGCGCCGACCCCGAGGGCTCGATCCTCTCCGGCGACTCCCCCAGGCCCTGGAAGGTCGAGGGGATCGGCGAGGACTTCGTGCCCAGGACGCTGAACAGCCACGTCGTGGACGAGTGGGTCCGGGTCGGCGACGCCGAGGCCTTCGACACGGCCCGCAAGGTGGCCCGAAAGGAGGGGATCCTCCTCGGCGGGTCCAGCGGCACGGCCATCGCCGCGGCCGTCCGCTACGCCCGGCGGCTCGGCCCCGAGGACCTCGTGGTCGTCATCTGCCCGGACACGGGCCGGAATTACCTGAGCAAGTTCTTCGACGACCAGTGGCTCGCGGAGAATCACCTGGTCCTGGAGCCCGCTCGCTCCAACTCGATCGCCGACCTCCTGGCGGCCCGCGGGCCCCGGGCGCTCACGACGGTCAGCCCGGAGGCTCCCGTCGCCTCGGCCGTCGAGCTGATGCAGACCTCGGGCATCTCCCAGCTCCCGGTCCTGCGCGACGGCGTCTCCGTCGGCTCGATCCAGGAGATGACGCTGGCCCGGATCCTCCACGATCATCGCGGCGCCGCCGGCGTCACCGTCGGCCAGGTCATGGCCCGCCCCCTGCCCCAGCTCGAGACCTCCACCCACCTCGACGAGGCCTACCGCCTCCTCCTGGCGGGCAATCCGGGCATCCTCGCCGTCGAGGACGGGCAGGTCCTCGACATCGTCACCCGGATCGACCTGGTCCAGTACTGGAAGCAGCTCGAACCGTCCTGA
- a CDS encoding cystathionine gamma-synthase, with amino-acid sequence MSEDQRQAGFSTRAIHDGQAADPATGATVVPIYATSTYTQAAPGEHKGYEYSRSGNPTRAALEVCLASLEGAEQGLAFASGLAATSAVLSLLGPGDEVVAASDLYGGTYRILERVYRPLGITARYTDDPRPEAFASLLSPRTRLVWIETPTNPLLRVLDIAAIAEVAHRGGAMLAVDNTFASPYLQRPIALGADLVVHSTTKYIGGHSDVVGGAVAGRRDLIEPIKFYQNAAGGVPGPFDAWLTLRGLKTLAVRMDRHCANARSLAAWLDRHPRVERVYYPGLKDDPSHALAARQMKDFGGMVSIRLDGGGPAARRFLTRTKIFSLAESLGGVESLVCHPATMTHASIPADVRAARGVDDGLIRLSVGIEDADDLRADLERALGAD; translated from the coding sequence ATGAGCGAAGACCAGCGCCAGGCCGGGTTCTCCACCAGGGCCATCCACGACGGCCAGGCGGCCGACCCCGCGACCGGCGCGACCGTCGTCCCGATCTACGCGACCTCCACCTACACGCAGGCCGCGCCGGGGGAGCACAAGGGATACGAGTACTCGCGGAGCGGCAACCCGACTCGAGCCGCGCTGGAGGTGTGCCTGGCGTCGCTGGAGGGGGCCGAGCAGGGCCTGGCCTTCGCGTCGGGCCTGGCCGCGACCTCGGCCGTGCTCTCGCTCCTCGGGCCCGGCGACGAGGTCGTCGCGGCGAGCGACCTGTACGGCGGGACGTATCGCATCCTGGAGCGCGTGTACCGTCCGCTCGGGATCACGGCCCGATACACGGACGACCCGCGCCCGGAGGCCTTCGCCTCGCTGCTCTCCCCCCGCACCAGGCTCGTCTGGATCGAGACGCCGACCAATCCCCTGCTCCGCGTGCTCGACATCGCGGCCATCGCGGAGGTTGCCCATCGCGGCGGGGCCATGCTCGCCGTGGACAACACCTTCGCCTCGCCCTATCTCCAGCGGCCGATCGCGCTGGGGGCCGACCTGGTCGTCCACTCGACCACCAAGTACATCGGCGGCCACTCCGACGTCGTCGGCGGAGCCGTGGCCGGCCGTCGCGACCTGATCGAGCCGATCAAGTTCTACCAGAACGCCGCGGGGGGCGTGCCCGGCCCGTTCGACGCCTGGCTGACGCTCCGGGGCCTGAAGACGCTGGCCGTCCGCATGGATCGCCACTGCGCCAATGCCCGATCCCTCGCCGCCTGGCTGGACAGGCATCCGAGGGTCGAGCGCGTCTACTATCCCGGCCTCAAGGACGACCCCAGCCATGCCCTCGCCGCCCGCCAGATGAAGGACTTCGGCGGCATGGTCAGCATCCGGCTCGACGGGGGAGGGCCCGCCGCGCGTCGGTTCCTGACGCGGACGAAGATCTTCAGCCTCGCGGAGAGCCTCGGCGGCGTGGAATCGCTGGTCTGCCACCCCGCCACCATGACCCATGCGAGCATCCCGGCCGACGTGCGCGCCGCGAGGGGCGTGGACGACGGCCTGATCCGGCTCAGCGTGGGGATCGAGGATGCCGACGACCTCCGGGCCGACCTGGAGCGGGCGCTCGGGGCCGACTGA
- a CDS encoding putative sulfate exporter family transporter — MSEKSWFVSEDWLAVWLGAALVLLAMPAAAGHDLLGWIAAPQVWVDAGGAVKPVSKAFAGLAPALSALLTFAFVSSLVGVGARILGQDPGRFLARFAAIYALSVTCWVAGHYAYIAATPDKLASFGISWSLGLTGEAGYLLALAAGLLVSNLMPGFAGWLSGSARPEWFIKTAIVILGASLGVKAAGASSLMTAVMFRGLAAIIEAYLIYWALVYLLARTVFGFSREWAAPLASGISICGVSAAITTGAAIRARPVVPIMVSSLVVVFSVIELLALPWAASTFLWREPLVAAAWMGLAVKTDGAAVASGVIAESQILAQAHRSGLAWEPGWMLATTTTVKVFIDVFIGIWALVLAVVWAYGIDRKPGASVPLRDIVRRFPAFVIGYFALFLLTFLVALEWPGTRAGLASATGEVEPLRGLFFALTFFCIGLATNVRKLWAEGIGRLAVVYAVSLFGFILWIGLAISWLFFHGATPPASPGGP; from the coding sequence ATGAGCGAGAAGTCCTGGTTCGTCTCCGAGGATTGGTTGGCCGTTTGGCTGGGGGCGGCGCTCGTCCTGCTGGCGATGCCGGCGGCGGCGGGGCACGACCTGCTCGGGTGGATCGCGGCGCCGCAGGTCTGGGTCGATGCGGGCGGCGCGGTGAAGCCGGTCTCGAAGGCGTTCGCCGGCCTCGCCCCGGCGCTCAGCGCCCTGTTGACGTTCGCCTTCGTCTCGTCGCTCGTGGGCGTCGGCGCGAGGATCCTCGGGCAGGACCCGGGGCGGTTCCTGGCCCGGTTCGCGGCCATCTACGCCCTCAGCGTCACCTGCTGGGTGGCCGGGCATTATGCGTACATCGCGGCGACGCCGGACAAGCTGGCGAGCTTCGGGATATCCTGGTCGCTCGGGCTGACGGGCGAGGCGGGATACCTCCTGGCGCTCGCGGCCGGTCTCCTCGTGAGCAACCTCATGCCGGGATTCGCGGGGTGGCTCTCGGGATCGGCCCGGCCGGAGTGGTTCATCAAGACCGCGATCGTCATCCTGGGCGCGAGCCTCGGGGTGAAGGCGGCCGGCGCCTCCTCGCTCATGACCGCCGTGATGTTCCGCGGCCTGGCGGCGATCATCGAGGCCTACCTGATCTACTGGGCCCTGGTCTACCTGCTGGCCCGGACCGTGTTCGGCTTCAGCCGCGAGTGGGCCGCGCCGCTGGCCTCCGGCATCTCGATCTGCGGCGTCTCCGCGGCCATCACCACCGGCGCGGCCATCCGGGCCCGGCCGGTCGTCCCGATCATGGTCTCGTCGCTCGTCGTGGTCTTCAGCGTGATCGAGCTGCTCGCCCTCCCGTGGGCCGCGAGCACGTTCCTCTGGAGAGAGCCGCTCGTGGCCGCGGCATGGATGGGCCTCGCGGTGAAGACCGACGGCGCGGCGGTGGCCTCCGGCGTGATCGCCGAGTCCCAGATCCTCGCTCAGGCCCACAGGTCGGGCCTCGCCTGGGAGCCCGGATGGATGCTCGCCACGACCACGACGGTGAAGGTCTTCATCGACGTCTTCATCGGGATCTGGGCGCTCGTCCTGGCGGTCGTCTGGGCCTACGGGATCGATCGCAAGCCCGGCGCGAGTGTCCCGCTGCGCGACATCGTCCGGAGGTTCCCCGCCTTCGTGATCGGCTACTTCGCCCTGTTCCTGCTGACGTTCCTCGTCGCGCTCGAGTGGCCCGGGACCAGGGCCGGTCTGGCGTCTGCCACCGGCGAGGTGGAGCCGCTCCGCGGGCTCTTCTTCGCGCTGACGTTCTTCTGCATCGGGCTGGCCACCAACGTGAGGAAGCTGTGGGCCGAGGGGATCGGCCGCCTTGCGGTCGTCTACGCGGTGAGCCTCTTCGGATTCATCCTCTGGATCGGCCTGGCGATCTCCTGGCTCTTCTTCCATGGCGCCACGCCGCCGGCCTCGCCGGGGGGGCCCTGA
- a CDS encoding FeoB-associated Cys-rich membrane protein, which yields MDFTWQDLVAMAIVLGAAGYLASLAWSAVRGRGAGGCGGGCAKCSSAAEPVVSIGLPAPR from the coding sequence GTGGACTTCACCTGGCAAGACCTCGTCGCGATGGCCATCGTCCTCGGCGCCGCCGGCTACCTCGCGAGCCTCGCCTGGTCCGCGGTCCGCGGCCGCGGGGCGGGGGGCTGCGGGGGGGGCTGCGCGAAGTGCTCCTCCGCGGCCGAGCCGGTCGTGAGCATCGGCCTGCCGGCTCCTCGCTAG
- the feoB gene encoding ferrous iron transport protein B has translation MQTATARKIRTIALVGNPNTGKSTLFGGLSGVPQRVGNYPGVTVEKTLGEVQHAGEVWTLVDLPGTYSLAPRSPDEMVAVDVLFGRLDDVPVPDVVLCVAAANNLERNLYLLSQVLEVGRPVVLALTMWDVAQDHGLRIDVPALSERLGVPVVPVEAHRGIGLESLKDALAEAGRTTCPAAQGPFPPAFLEETARLAGFLSSRRTLAGEDRLPRYLVERLLLDTGGYLEGRLYGDQNGDGRAVREELEAARGRLAAAGCTVPGVETTARYGWIARAVSGIVHHPDAPASTWGDRLDAVLTHRFWGLLALAAVLLLMFSAVFSWAQGPMDAIDAGIGWVSAQLQARLPEGPLLSLLTDGIIGGIGAVVVFLPQIFILFFLLTSLEECGYLSRAAYLMDRLMVRVGLSGKSFIPLLSSFACAIPGVMATRVIEDRRDRLTTILIAPLMSCSARLPVYTLMIAAFIPDRRFLGGLLGLQGLVLFAMYAVGIVVAAVAALILKRTLLRGEAPSFLMEMPPYKWPSPRVVVHRMLERGWDFLRNAGTIIFAVSIVMWGALYYPRLSTKEMAPLAAEKVRLEAEREGARVAGDAEKEELAADGLADVANRIEGAQKRQSVLGRLGHLIEPAVRPLGWDWRIGSGVIASFPAREVVVATLGVIFDVGREVEEDEGSQRLGDALRSATWPSGKPLFDIPVALSIMVFFALCAQCVSTLAVIGRETGTWTWPAFTFAYMTAVAYVAALLVYQGGTWLGL, from the coding sequence ATGCAGACCGCCACGGCACGCAAGATCCGGACGATCGCCCTCGTCGGCAATCCGAATACGGGCAAATCCACGCTCTTCGGCGGGCTCTCCGGCGTGCCGCAGCGGGTGGGGAATTATCCGGGGGTGACCGTCGAGAAGACGCTCGGCGAGGTCCAGCACGCGGGCGAGGTCTGGACGCTCGTGGACCTGCCCGGCACCTACAGCCTCGCGCCTCGATCGCCCGACGAGATGGTGGCCGTCGACGTGCTCTTCGGCCGGCTGGATGACGTCCCGGTGCCGGACGTGGTGCTCTGCGTGGCCGCGGCGAACAACCTGGAGCGGAACCTCTACCTGCTCAGCCAGGTCCTCGAGGTGGGGCGGCCGGTGGTGCTCGCCCTGACGATGTGGGACGTCGCCCAGGATCACGGGCTGCGGATCGACGTCCCGGCGCTGTCGGAACGGCTGGGGGTGCCCGTCGTCCCCGTGGAGGCGCACCGCGGCATCGGGCTGGAGTCGCTCAAGGACGCGCTGGCGGAGGCCGGCCGGACGACCTGCCCCGCCGCGCAGGGGCCATTCCCGCCCGCCTTCCTGGAAGAGACGGCCCGGCTCGCCGGGTTCCTCTCCTCGAGGCGGACGCTCGCCGGGGAGGACCGCCTGCCGCGATACCTCGTCGAGCGGCTCCTCCTGGATACCGGCGGCTATCTCGAGGGTCGCCTGTATGGCGATCAGAACGGGGACGGCCGTGCCGTCCGCGAGGAGCTCGAGGCGGCCCGCGGCCGCCTGGCCGCGGCCGGTTGCACGGTGCCGGGGGTGGAGACGACCGCCCGCTACGGCTGGATCGCCCGGGCGGTGAGCGGGATCGTCCATCATCCCGACGCGCCCGCCTCGACCTGGGGCGACCGCCTCGATGCCGTGCTCACTCATCGGTTCTGGGGCCTGCTGGCGCTCGCGGCGGTGCTCCTGCTCATGTTCAGCGCCGTCTTCTCCTGGGCCCAGGGGCCGATGGACGCCATCGACGCGGGCATCGGATGGGTCTCGGCCCAGCTCCAGGCGCGGCTGCCGGAGGGCCCGCTGCTCAGCCTGCTCACCGACGGCATCATCGGGGGCATCGGGGCGGTGGTCGTCTTCCTGCCGCAGATTTTCATCCTGTTCTTCCTGCTGACGAGCCTGGAGGAATGCGGCTACCTCTCCCGCGCCGCGTACCTGATGGACCGCCTGATGGTCCGCGTGGGGCTCTCCGGCAAGTCGTTCATCCCGCTCCTCTCGTCGTTCGCCTGCGCGATCCCCGGGGTGATGGCCACGCGCGTGATCGAGGACCGGCGGGACCGGCTGACGACGATCCTGATCGCCCCGCTGATGAGCTGCAGCGCCCGGTTGCCGGTCTACACCCTCATGATCGCGGCCTTCATCCCGGACCGTCGCTTCCTGGGAGGCCTGCTCGGGCTGCAAGGGCTCGTGCTCTTCGCCATGTACGCCGTGGGGATCGTCGTCGCGGCGGTCGCGGCCCTGATCCTCAAGCGGACGCTGCTGAGGGGCGAGGCGCCGTCGTTCCTGATGGAGATGCCCCCGTACAAGTGGCCCTCGCCCCGCGTGGTCGTGCATCGGATGCTCGAGAGGGGCTGGGACTTCCTGAGGAACGCGGGGACAATCATCTTCGCCGTCTCGATCGTCATGTGGGGTGCGTTGTACTATCCCCGCCTCTCCACGAAGGAGATGGCGCCGCTGGCCGCCGAGAAGGTCCGCCTGGAGGCGGAACGGGAGGGCGCCCGCGTCGCGGGGGACGCGGAGAAGGAGGAACTCGCGGCCGACGGCCTGGCGGACGTGGCCAATCGCATCGAGGGCGCGCAGAAGAGGCAGAGCGTGCTCGGGCGGCTCGGGCACCTGATCGAGCCGGCGGTCCGGCCGCTCGGCTGGGACTGGCGGATCGGCAGCGGCGTGATCGCGTCGTTCCCGGCCCGCGAGGTCGTCGTCGCGACCCTGGGCGTGATCTTCGACGTGGGACGGGAGGTCGAGGAGGACGAAGGCTCCCAGCGGCTGGGAGACGCCCTCCGGTCGGCGACGTGGCCCAGCGGCAAGCCGCTCTTCGACATCCCCGTCGCGCTCTCGATTATGGTCTTCTTCGCGTTGTGCGCCCAGTGCGTCTCCACGCTCGCCGTGATCGGGCGCGAGACCGGGACCTGGACCTGGCCGGCGTTCACGTTCGCCTACATGACGGCCGTCGCGTACGTCGCGGCCCTGCTCGTCTACCAGGGCGGGACCTGGCTCGGGCTCTGA
- a CDS encoding FeoA family protein, translated as MSGLTSGGCTTAEAVPLGSLRAGQRGLVGDIFGNSEHVHRLREMGLYDGAPIQMIRPGSPCIVCLRGQRLGFRMDDCACVMVRPIGVAS; from the coding sequence ATGTCGGGACTCACCTCCGGGGGATGTACGACGGCCGAAGCCGTGCCCCTCGGGTCTCTCCGCGCGGGGCAGCGCGGGCTGGTCGGGGATATCTTCGGCAACTCGGAGCACGTGCATCGCCTGCGAGAGATGGGCCTCTACGACGGGGCGCCGATCCAGATGATCCGGCCGGGTAGCCCGTGCATCGTCTGCCTCCGCGGACAGCGTCTCGGGTTTCGCATGGACGATTGCGCCTGCGTGATGGTCCGCCCGATCGGCGTCGCCTCCTGA